A window from Nodularia sp. NIES-3585 encodes these proteins:
- a CDS encoding serine/threonine-protein kinase codes for MKILKWGNPKIVELFERESKTLRRLNHPGVPKSTIDDFFTFVPSKPPLQLRCLVMDKVEGENLQKWIELNGRISQNLALDWLKQLVEILDVVHHTEFFHRDIKPANIIVQPNGKLVLVDFGAARRITDTYLAKVSASGGTSTRMGNYEITSIASPGYTPLEQINGKAVPQSDFYALGRTFVYLTTDISMIKLPVDKNTGKLLWRKYAPQIEKPFADFLDEMMAPFPGQRPQTSEVILQRLKKIPLQSKIQRVTRSKTFMLSAVFTLIVLGGLGVFKIVLPGIANALVAQGQKLEAENNTENAQHFFKWAIKIHPQSSNNISSFYFGKAGRNFTNVELAKRYLEKAIKYNPQDVNAYLNLALLCQDLRQIKCATANYKQAIKLHPNQGILYYELGSMYDEFGKFDLAEEQYNIAIELNQNLPPPMNNLSRLKNLAKKYDEAEALALKALELTKETEIQATLYKNLGWANLGKSNYSEANKYLQKSIDINGTKTDTYCLLAQVQDGLGETTQARIYWEVCMIAESNLPEVFNWRGQLLDRLIEKL; via the coding sequence ATGAAAATTCTCAAATGGGGAAATCCTAAGATAGTGGAATTGTTCGAGCGAGAATCTAAAACTTTAAGGCGATTAAATCACCCTGGTGTGCCAAAAAGCACTATAGATGATTTTTTTACATTTGTCCCTAGTAAACCTCCTCTCCAATTGCGATGTTTAGTAATGGACAAAGTTGAGGGAGAAAACTTGCAAAAATGGATAGAATTAAATGGGCGGATTTCGCAAAATCTGGCATTAGACTGGCTAAAGCAATTGGTAGAAATTTTGGATGTAGTGCATCATACGGAGTTTTTCCACAGAGATATTAAACCAGCAAATATTATTGTGCAACCAAATGGAAAACTAGTATTAGTGGATTTTGGGGCGGCACGTAGGATTACTGATACTTATTTAGCAAAAGTAAGTGCTAGTGGTGGAACTAGCACGAGAATGGGAAACTATGAAATTACTTCAATTGCATCACCAGGATATACACCATTAGAGCAAATTAATGGCAAGGCAGTCCCGCAATCAGATTTTTATGCTCTGGGTAGAACATTTGTATATTTAACTACTGACATTTCTATGATTAAATTGCCTGTAGATAAAAATACAGGAAAATTACTTTGGAGAAAATATGCACCGCAGATTGAGAAACCCTTTGCTGATTTCCTGGATGAAATGATGGCTCCCTTTCCGGGGCAGCGTCCACAGACCAGCGAAGTAATTTTACAGAGATTAAAAAAAATTCCGCTACAAAGTAAAATCCAGAGAGTAACTAGGTCTAAAACATTCATGCTTAGTGCAGTATTTACATTAATAGTTTTAGGAGGGTTAGGAGTTTTTAAAATTGTCTTACCAGGAATAGCTAACGCCTTAGTAGCTCAAGGACAAAAGTTAGAAGCAGAAAACAACACCGAAAATGCCCAACACTTTTTCAAGTGGGCTATAAAAATTCATCCTCAAAGCAGTAACAATATTTCCAGTTTTTATTTCGGAAAAGCTGGACGAAACTTTACCAATGTAGAATTAGCTAAAAGGTATTTAGAGAAAGCAATCAAATATAATCCTCAAGATGTAAATGCTTATCTAAATTTAGCGTTATTATGCCAAGATTTAAGGCAGATTAAATGTGCTACTGCGAACTATAAACAAGCAATAAAACTTCATCCAAATCAAGGAATATTATATTATGAGTTAGGTAGTATGTATGATGAATTTGGAAAGTTTGACTTAGCGGAAGAACAATATAATATAGCGATTGAACTCAATCAAAATTTACCTCCCCCTATGAATAATTTATCCCGGTTAAAAAATTTAGCAAAAAAATATGATGAAGCTGAGGCATTGGCACTCAAAGCATTAGAGCTAACGAAAGAAACAGAAATACAAGCTACATTATATAAGAACTTAGGTTGGGCTAATTTAGGAAAAAGTAATTATAGTGAAGCAAATAAGTACCTACAAAAATCAATAGATATTAATGGGACAAAAACAGATACTTATTGTTTATTAGCCCAAGTACAGGATGGTTTGGGCGAAACTACTCAAGCTAGAATTTACTGGGAAGTATGTATGATAGCTGAATCTAATCTACCAGAGGTGTTTAATTGGCGAGGACAATTGCTAGATCGTCTGATTGAAAAACTTTAA